A part of Populus alba chromosome 8, ASM523922v2, whole genome shotgun sequence genomic DNA contains:
- the LOC118055389 gene encoding putative potassium transporter 12 isoform X1, with protein MEGDEDRIAESSARLVGRSNHSIVDGGSVGESRWVDGSEVDSESPPWSLLDENDRRHGYGSMRRRLVKKPNRVNPFDVEAMEIAGARHHHSKDLSVWQTLAMAFQTLGVVYGDLGTSPLYVFTDVFSKVPIESEVDILGALSLVIYTISLIPLAKYVFVVLKANDNGEGGTFALSSLICRYAKVNMLPNRQPADENISSFKLKLPTPELERALKIKETLEKRSSLKTLLLLLVLTGTSMVIGDGILTPAMSVMSAVSGLQGEISGFGTNAVVVVSIIILVGLFSIQQFGTGKVGFLFAPVLGLWFVSLGSIGIYNLVKHDISVIKALNPAYIYFFFKKNSGAAWSALGGCVLCITGAEAMFADLGHFSVEPIQIAFTCVVFPCLLLAYMGQASYLMKYPDSASRIFYDSVPESLFWPVFVIATLAAMIASQAMISATFSCVKQAMSLGCFPRLKIVHTSRKLMGQIYIPVINYFLMIMCIVVVSIFRRTTDIANAYGIAEVGVMIVSTTLVTLVMLLIWQTNFFLALCFPLVFGSVELVYLSAVLSKIKEGGWLPLVFATFFLCVMYTWNYGSVLKYQSEVREKISMDFMLELGSTLGTVRVPGIGLLYNELVQGIPSIFGQFLLSLPAIHSTIVFVCIKYVPVPVVPQEERFLFRRVCPKDYHIFQCVARYGYKDVRKVDHHVFEQLLVESLEKFLRREAQDLAMESNLNEHFDDSVSERSRDSGAAGGDGTEELRVPLMHDHRLEDPGTSIPEDTSSALPASVMSSDEDPGLEYELSALREAMDSGFTYLLAHGDVRAKKNSIFFKKLVINYFYAFLRNNCRAGAANMSVPHMNIMQVAMTYMV; from the exons ATGGAAGGAGATGAGGATCGGATTGCAGAGAGCAGTGCAAGGTTGGTAGGCAGGAGTAATCATAGCATTGTTGATGGTGGTAGTGTTGGTGAATCTAGGTGGGTGGATGGTAGCGAAGTGGACTCAGAGTCGCCTCCTTGGTCTTTGCTTGATGAGAACGATAGAAGACATGGGTATGGATCCatgaggaggaggctggttAAGAAGCCCAACAGAGTTAACCCTTTTGATGTTGAAGCCATGGAGATTGCTGGTGCTCGCCACCACCACTCTAAG GACCTTTCAGTTTGGCAAACTCTTGCAATGGCTTTTCAGACACTTGGTGTGGTGTATGGTGACCTGGGCACAAGCCCTCTCTATGTCTTTACTGATGTTTTCAGCAAGGTGCCCATCGAGTCAGAAGTTGATATCTTGGGAGCATTGTCACTAGTTATTTACACGATTTCTCTCATTCCATTagcaaaatatgtttttgtagtGCTCAAAGCAAATGATAACGGGGAAG GAGGAACATTTGCTCTCTCCTCACTGATCTGCAGATATGCAAAGGTTAATATGCTACCAAATCGACAGCCAGCTGATGAaaatatttcaagttttaaGCTCAAATTGCCCACTCCAGAACTGGAGAGGGctttaaagataaaagaaacTTTGGAGAAAAGGTCATCCTTGAAAACActgcttttgcttttggttcTGACAGGAACCTCCATGGTCATAGGAGATGGTATTCTTACCCCCGCAATGTCAG TGATGTCGGCTGTGAGCGGTTTGCAAGGTGAAATATCCGGGTTTGGTACAA ATGCTGTGGTTGTTGTCTCAATCATAATCCTTGTGGGGCTGTTCAGCATACAGCAGTTTGGAACAGGGAAGGTGGGTTTCCTGTTTGCTCCAGTACTTGGTCTGTGGTTCGTTTCTCTGGGTTCCATTGGGATTTACAATCTAGTGAAGCATGATATCAGCGTCATCAAGGCACTCAATCcagcttatatatattttttcttcaaaaagaaCAGTGGTGCTGCTTGGTCAGCTCTTGGTGGTTGCGTTCTGTGCATTACAG GAGCTGAAGCCATGTTCGCTGACTTAGGGCATTTTTCCGTAGAACCCATACAG ATTGCCTTTACTTGTGTAGTGTTTCCCTGTCTTCTCCTGGCTTACATGGGTCAGGCTTCATATTTGATGAAATATCCTGATTCAGCAAGCAGAATATTCTACGATTCTGTTCCAG AGAGCCTGTTCTGGCCAGTCTTTGTCATTGCCACCCTCGCTGCCATGATTGCCAGCCAAGCAATGATATCTGCTACATTTTCGTGTGTTAAGCAAGCAATGTCTCTTGGATGCTTTCCAAGGCTGAAGATAGTTCACACCTCAAGGAAGCTGATGGGCCAAATTTATATCCCTGTaatcaattattttctaatgataATGTGCATTGTTGTGGTTTCAATCTTCCGAAGAACAACAGATATTGCCAATGCATATG GCATAGCTGAGGTTGGTGTGATGATTGTGAGCACCACGCTGGTGACACTTGTGATGCTTCTAATTTGGCAGACCAACTTTTTTCTGGCTTTGTGTTTCCCGTTAGTGTTTGGGTCTGTAGAGCTCGTTTACTTGTCTGCAGTTTTATCAAAAATCAAAGAGGGAGGTTGGCTTCCGCTTGTTTTTGCTACGTTCTTTCTATGTGTGATGTACACTTGGAATTATGGGAGCGTGTTGAAGTACCAGAGCGAGGTGAGAGAGAAGATTTCCATGGATTTTATGCTTGAGCTTGGCTCCACCCTTGGAACTGTAAGAGTTCCAGGAATCGGACTGCTGTACAATGAGCTTGTCCAAGGCATTCCCTCAATTTTTGGGCAGTTCCTGCTTAGCCTTCCAGCAATCCACTCCACTATAGTATTTGTTTGCATCAAGTATGTTCCTGTCCCAGTTGTCCCTCAAGAGGAAAGGTTTCTTTTCCGTAGAGTTTGTCCGAAGGACTACCATATATTCCAATGTGTTGCCCGATACGGTTACAAAGATGTCAGGAAGGTAGATCACCATGTGTTTGAGCAACTTTTAGTTGAAAGCCTTGAGAAGTTCTTGAGGAGAGAGGCTCAAGATCTTGCCATGGAGAGCAATTTGAACGAGCACTTTGATGATAGTGTTTCCGAGAGGTCAAGGGATTCTGGAGCTGCGGGTGGTGATGGGACAGAGGAACTTAGGGTTCCTTTAATGCATGATCATAGATTGGAAGACCCGGGAACTTCTATTCCCGAAGACACTTCATCAGCATTGCCCGCAAGTGTAATGTCCTCGGATGAAGACCCGGGTCTGGAGTATGAGCTTTCAGCTCTTCGAGAAGCAATGGATTCGGGATTTACTTATTTATTGGCTCACGGGGACGTTAGGGCAAAGAAAAACTCCATTTTCTTCAAGAAACTGGTTATTAACTACTTCTATGCGTTCTTGAGGAATAATTGTAGAGCTGGTGCTGCTAATATGAGTGTACCCCACATGAATATCATGCAAGTGGCGATGACATATATGGTCTAA
- the LOC118055389 gene encoding putative potassium transporter 12 isoform X3, producing the protein MLKPWRLLVLATTTLRRNICSLLTDLQICKGTSMVIGDGILTPAMSVMSAVSGLQGEISGFGTNAVVVVSIIILVGLFSIQQFGTGKVGFLFAPVLGLWFVSLGSIGIYNLVKHDISVIKALNPAYIYFFFKKNSGAAWSALGGCVLCITGAEAMFADLGHFSVEPIQIAFTCVVFPCLLLAYMGQASYLMKYPDSASRIFYDSVPESLFWPVFVIATLAAMIASQAMISATFSCVKQAMSLGCFPRLKIVHTSRKLMGQIYIPVINYFLMIMCIVVVSIFRRTTDIANAYGIAEVGVMIVSTTLVTLVMLLIWQTNFFLALCFPLVFGSVELVYLSAVLSKIKEGGWLPLVFATFFLCVMYTWNYGSVLKYQSEVREKISMDFMLELGSTLGTVRVPGIGLLYNELVQGIPSIFGQFLLSLPAIHSTIVFVCIKYVPVPVVPQEERFLFRRVCPKDYHIFQCVARYGYKDVRKVDHHVFEQLLVESLEKFLRREAQDLAMESNLNEHFDDSVSERSRDSGAAGGDGTEELRVPLMHDHRLEDPGTSIPEDTSSALPASVMSSDEDPGLEYELSALREAMDSGFTYLLAHGDVRAKKNSIFFKKLVINYFYAFLRNNCRAGAANMSVPHMNIMQVAMTYMV; encoded by the exons ATGTTGAAGCCATGGAGATTGCTGGTGCTCGCCACCACCACTCTAAG GAGGAACATTTGCTCTCTCCTCACTGATCTGCAGATATGCAAAG GAACCTCCATGGTCATAGGAGATGGTATTCTTACCCCCGCAATGTCAG TGATGTCGGCTGTGAGCGGTTTGCAAGGTGAAATATCCGGGTTTGGTACAA ATGCTGTGGTTGTTGTCTCAATCATAATCCTTGTGGGGCTGTTCAGCATACAGCAGTTTGGAACAGGGAAGGTGGGTTTCCTGTTTGCTCCAGTACTTGGTCTGTGGTTCGTTTCTCTGGGTTCCATTGGGATTTACAATCTAGTGAAGCATGATATCAGCGTCATCAAGGCACTCAATCcagcttatatatattttttcttcaaaaagaaCAGTGGTGCTGCTTGGTCAGCTCTTGGTGGTTGCGTTCTGTGCATTACAG GAGCTGAAGCCATGTTCGCTGACTTAGGGCATTTTTCCGTAGAACCCATACAG ATTGCCTTTACTTGTGTAGTGTTTCCCTGTCTTCTCCTGGCTTACATGGGTCAGGCTTCATATTTGATGAAATATCCTGATTCAGCAAGCAGAATATTCTACGATTCTGTTCCAG AGAGCCTGTTCTGGCCAGTCTTTGTCATTGCCACCCTCGCTGCCATGATTGCCAGCCAAGCAATGATATCTGCTACATTTTCGTGTGTTAAGCAAGCAATGTCTCTTGGATGCTTTCCAAGGCTGAAGATAGTTCACACCTCAAGGAAGCTGATGGGCCAAATTTATATCCCTGTaatcaattattttctaatgataATGTGCATTGTTGTGGTTTCAATCTTCCGAAGAACAACAGATATTGCCAATGCATATG GCATAGCTGAGGTTGGTGTGATGATTGTGAGCACCACGCTGGTGACACTTGTGATGCTTCTAATTTGGCAGACCAACTTTTTTCTGGCTTTGTGTTTCCCGTTAGTGTTTGGGTCTGTAGAGCTCGTTTACTTGTCTGCAGTTTTATCAAAAATCAAAGAGGGAGGTTGGCTTCCGCTTGTTTTTGCTACGTTCTTTCTATGTGTGATGTACACTTGGAATTATGGGAGCGTGTTGAAGTACCAGAGCGAGGTGAGAGAGAAGATTTCCATGGATTTTATGCTTGAGCTTGGCTCCACCCTTGGAACTGTAAGAGTTCCAGGAATCGGACTGCTGTACAATGAGCTTGTCCAAGGCATTCCCTCAATTTTTGGGCAGTTCCTGCTTAGCCTTCCAGCAATCCACTCCACTATAGTATTTGTTTGCATCAAGTATGTTCCTGTCCCAGTTGTCCCTCAAGAGGAAAGGTTTCTTTTCCGTAGAGTTTGTCCGAAGGACTACCATATATTCCAATGTGTTGCCCGATACGGTTACAAAGATGTCAGGAAGGTAGATCACCATGTGTTTGAGCAACTTTTAGTTGAAAGCCTTGAGAAGTTCTTGAGGAGAGAGGCTCAAGATCTTGCCATGGAGAGCAATTTGAACGAGCACTTTGATGATAGTGTTTCCGAGAGGTCAAGGGATTCTGGAGCTGCGGGTGGTGATGGGACAGAGGAACTTAGGGTTCCTTTAATGCATGATCATAGATTGGAAGACCCGGGAACTTCTATTCCCGAAGACACTTCATCAGCATTGCCCGCAAGTGTAATGTCCTCGGATGAAGACCCGGGTCTGGAGTATGAGCTTTCAGCTCTTCGAGAAGCAATGGATTCGGGATTTACTTATTTATTGGCTCACGGGGACGTTAGGGCAAAGAAAAACTCCATTTTCTTCAAGAAACTGGTTATTAACTACTTCTATGCGTTCTTGAGGAATAATTGTAGAGCTGGTGCTGCTAATATGAGTGTACCCCACATGAATATCATGCAAGTGGCGATGACATATATGGTCTAA
- the LOC118055389 gene encoding putative potassium transporter 12 isoform X2, translating into MLPNRQPADENISSFKLKLPTPELERALKIKETLEKRSSLKTLLLLLVLTGTSMVIGDGILTPAMSVMSAVSGLQGEISGFGTNAVVVVSIIILVGLFSIQQFGTGKVGFLFAPVLGLWFVSLGSIGIYNLVKHDISVIKALNPAYIYFFFKKNSGAAWSALGGCVLCITGAEAMFADLGHFSVEPIQIAFTCVVFPCLLLAYMGQASYLMKYPDSASRIFYDSVPESLFWPVFVIATLAAMIASQAMISATFSCVKQAMSLGCFPRLKIVHTSRKLMGQIYIPVINYFLMIMCIVVVSIFRRTTDIANAYGIAEVGVMIVSTTLVTLVMLLIWQTNFFLALCFPLVFGSVELVYLSAVLSKIKEGGWLPLVFATFFLCVMYTWNYGSVLKYQSEVREKISMDFMLELGSTLGTVRVPGIGLLYNELVQGIPSIFGQFLLSLPAIHSTIVFVCIKYVPVPVVPQEERFLFRRVCPKDYHIFQCVARYGYKDVRKVDHHVFEQLLVESLEKFLRREAQDLAMESNLNEHFDDSVSERSRDSGAAGGDGTEELRVPLMHDHRLEDPGTSIPEDTSSALPASVMSSDEDPGLEYELSALREAMDSGFTYLLAHGDVRAKKNSIFFKKLVINYFYAFLRNNCRAGAANMSVPHMNIMQVAMTYMV; encoded by the exons ATGCTACCAAATCGACAGCCAGCTGATGAaaatatttcaagttttaaGCTCAAATTGCCCACTCCAGAACTGGAGAGGGctttaaagataaaagaaacTTTGGAGAAAAGGTCATCCTTGAAAACActgcttttgcttttggttcTGACAGGAACCTCCATGGTCATAGGAGATGGTATTCTTACCCCCGCAATGTCAG TGATGTCGGCTGTGAGCGGTTTGCAAGGTGAAATATCCGGGTTTGGTACAA ATGCTGTGGTTGTTGTCTCAATCATAATCCTTGTGGGGCTGTTCAGCATACAGCAGTTTGGAACAGGGAAGGTGGGTTTCCTGTTTGCTCCAGTACTTGGTCTGTGGTTCGTTTCTCTGGGTTCCATTGGGATTTACAATCTAGTGAAGCATGATATCAGCGTCATCAAGGCACTCAATCcagcttatatatattttttcttcaaaaagaaCAGTGGTGCTGCTTGGTCAGCTCTTGGTGGTTGCGTTCTGTGCATTACAG GAGCTGAAGCCATGTTCGCTGACTTAGGGCATTTTTCCGTAGAACCCATACAG ATTGCCTTTACTTGTGTAGTGTTTCCCTGTCTTCTCCTGGCTTACATGGGTCAGGCTTCATATTTGATGAAATATCCTGATTCAGCAAGCAGAATATTCTACGATTCTGTTCCAG AGAGCCTGTTCTGGCCAGTCTTTGTCATTGCCACCCTCGCTGCCATGATTGCCAGCCAAGCAATGATATCTGCTACATTTTCGTGTGTTAAGCAAGCAATGTCTCTTGGATGCTTTCCAAGGCTGAAGATAGTTCACACCTCAAGGAAGCTGATGGGCCAAATTTATATCCCTGTaatcaattattttctaatgataATGTGCATTGTTGTGGTTTCAATCTTCCGAAGAACAACAGATATTGCCAATGCATATG GCATAGCTGAGGTTGGTGTGATGATTGTGAGCACCACGCTGGTGACACTTGTGATGCTTCTAATTTGGCAGACCAACTTTTTTCTGGCTTTGTGTTTCCCGTTAGTGTTTGGGTCTGTAGAGCTCGTTTACTTGTCTGCAGTTTTATCAAAAATCAAAGAGGGAGGTTGGCTTCCGCTTGTTTTTGCTACGTTCTTTCTATGTGTGATGTACACTTGGAATTATGGGAGCGTGTTGAAGTACCAGAGCGAGGTGAGAGAGAAGATTTCCATGGATTTTATGCTTGAGCTTGGCTCCACCCTTGGAACTGTAAGAGTTCCAGGAATCGGACTGCTGTACAATGAGCTTGTCCAAGGCATTCCCTCAATTTTTGGGCAGTTCCTGCTTAGCCTTCCAGCAATCCACTCCACTATAGTATTTGTTTGCATCAAGTATGTTCCTGTCCCAGTTGTCCCTCAAGAGGAAAGGTTTCTTTTCCGTAGAGTTTGTCCGAAGGACTACCATATATTCCAATGTGTTGCCCGATACGGTTACAAAGATGTCAGGAAGGTAGATCACCATGTGTTTGAGCAACTTTTAGTTGAAAGCCTTGAGAAGTTCTTGAGGAGAGAGGCTCAAGATCTTGCCATGGAGAGCAATTTGAACGAGCACTTTGATGATAGTGTTTCCGAGAGGTCAAGGGATTCTGGAGCTGCGGGTGGTGATGGGACAGAGGAACTTAGGGTTCCTTTAATGCATGATCATAGATTGGAAGACCCGGGAACTTCTATTCCCGAAGACACTTCATCAGCATTGCCCGCAAGTGTAATGTCCTCGGATGAAGACCCGGGTCTGGAGTATGAGCTTTCAGCTCTTCGAGAAGCAATGGATTCGGGATTTACTTATTTATTGGCTCACGGGGACGTTAGGGCAAAGAAAAACTCCATTTTCTTCAAGAAACTGGTTATTAACTACTTCTATGCGTTCTTGAGGAATAATTGTAGAGCTGGTGCTGCTAATATGAGTGTACCCCACATGAATATCATGCAAGTGGCGATGACATATATGGTCTAA
- the LOC118055389 gene encoding putative potassium transporter 12 isoform X4 has protein sequence MVIGDGILTPAMSVMSAVSGLQGEISGFGTNAVVVVSIIILVGLFSIQQFGTGKVGFLFAPVLGLWFVSLGSIGIYNLVKHDISVIKALNPAYIYFFFKKNSGAAWSALGGCVLCITGAEAMFADLGHFSVEPIQIAFTCVVFPCLLLAYMGQASYLMKYPDSASRIFYDSVPESLFWPVFVIATLAAMIASQAMISATFSCVKQAMSLGCFPRLKIVHTSRKLMGQIYIPVINYFLMIMCIVVVSIFRRTTDIANAYGIAEVGVMIVSTTLVTLVMLLIWQTNFFLALCFPLVFGSVELVYLSAVLSKIKEGGWLPLVFATFFLCVMYTWNYGSVLKYQSEVREKISMDFMLELGSTLGTVRVPGIGLLYNELVQGIPSIFGQFLLSLPAIHSTIVFVCIKYVPVPVVPQEERFLFRRVCPKDYHIFQCVARYGYKDVRKVDHHVFEQLLVESLEKFLRREAQDLAMESNLNEHFDDSVSERSRDSGAAGGDGTEELRVPLMHDHRLEDPGTSIPEDTSSALPASVMSSDEDPGLEYELSALREAMDSGFTYLLAHGDVRAKKNSIFFKKLVINYFYAFLRNNCRAGAANMSVPHMNIMQVAMTYMV, from the exons ATGGTCATAGGAGATGGTATTCTTACCCCCGCAATGTCAG TGATGTCGGCTGTGAGCGGTTTGCAAGGTGAAATATCCGGGTTTGGTACAA ATGCTGTGGTTGTTGTCTCAATCATAATCCTTGTGGGGCTGTTCAGCATACAGCAGTTTGGAACAGGGAAGGTGGGTTTCCTGTTTGCTCCAGTACTTGGTCTGTGGTTCGTTTCTCTGGGTTCCATTGGGATTTACAATCTAGTGAAGCATGATATCAGCGTCATCAAGGCACTCAATCcagcttatatatattttttcttcaaaaagaaCAGTGGTGCTGCTTGGTCAGCTCTTGGTGGTTGCGTTCTGTGCATTACAG GAGCTGAAGCCATGTTCGCTGACTTAGGGCATTTTTCCGTAGAACCCATACAG ATTGCCTTTACTTGTGTAGTGTTTCCCTGTCTTCTCCTGGCTTACATGGGTCAGGCTTCATATTTGATGAAATATCCTGATTCAGCAAGCAGAATATTCTACGATTCTGTTCCAG AGAGCCTGTTCTGGCCAGTCTTTGTCATTGCCACCCTCGCTGCCATGATTGCCAGCCAAGCAATGATATCTGCTACATTTTCGTGTGTTAAGCAAGCAATGTCTCTTGGATGCTTTCCAAGGCTGAAGATAGTTCACACCTCAAGGAAGCTGATGGGCCAAATTTATATCCCTGTaatcaattattttctaatgataATGTGCATTGTTGTGGTTTCAATCTTCCGAAGAACAACAGATATTGCCAATGCATATG GCATAGCTGAGGTTGGTGTGATGATTGTGAGCACCACGCTGGTGACACTTGTGATGCTTCTAATTTGGCAGACCAACTTTTTTCTGGCTTTGTGTTTCCCGTTAGTGTTTGGGTCTGTAGAGCTCGTTTACTTGTCTGCAGTTTTATCAAAAATCAAAGAGGGAGGTTGGCTTCCGCTTGTTTTTGCTACGTTCTTTCTATGTGTGATGTACACTTGGAATTATGGGAGCGTGTTGAAGTACCAGAGCGAGGTGAGAGAGAAGATTTCCATGGATTTTATGCTTGAGCTTGGCTCCACCCTTGGAACTGTAAGAGTTCCAGGAATCGGACTGCTGTACAATGAGCTTGTCCAAGGCATTCCCTCAATTTTTGGGCAGTTCCTGCTTAGCCTTCCAGCAATCCACTCCACTATAGTATTTGTTTGCATCAAGTATGTTCCTGTCCCAGTTGTCCCTCAAGAGGAAAGGTTTCTTTTCCGTAGAGTTTGTCCGAAGGACTACCATATATTCCAATGTGTTGCCCGATACGGTTACAAAGATGTCAGGAAGGTAGATCACCATGTGTTTGAGCAACTTTTAGTTGAAAGCCTTGAGAAGTTCTTGAGGAGAGAGGCTCAAGATCTTGCCATGGAGAGCAATTTGAACGAGCACTTTGATGATAGTGTTTCCGAGAGGTCAAGGGATTCTGGAGCTGCGGGTGGTGATGGGACAGAGGAACTTAGGGTTCCTTTAATGCATGATCATAGATTGGAAGACCCGGGAACTTCTATTCCCGAAGACACTTCATCAGCATTGCCCGCAAGTGTAATGTCCTCGGATGAAGACCCGGGTCTGGAGTATGAGCTTTCAGCTCTTCGAGAAGCAATGGATTCGGGATTTACTTATTTATTGGCTCACGGGGACGTTAGGGCAAAGAAAAACTCCATTTTCTTCAAGAAACTGGTTATTAACTACTTCTATGCGTTCTTGAGGAATAATTGTAGAGCTGGTGCTGCTAATATGAGTGTACCCCACATGAATATCATGCAAGTGGCGATGACATATATGGTCTAA
- the LOC118055389 gene encoding putative potassium transporter 12 isoform X5 has product MRFILGNANKIQMMSAVSGLQGEISGFGTNAVVVVSIIILVGLFSIQQFGTGKVGFLFAPVLGLWFVSLGSIGIYNLVKHDISVIKALNPAYIYFFFKKNSGAAWSALGGCVLCITGAEAMFADLGHFSVEPIQIAFTCVVFPCLLLAYMGQASYLMKYPDSASRIFYDSVPESLFWPVFVIATLAAMIASQAMISATFSCVKQAMSLGCFPRLKIVHTSRKLMGQIYIPVINYFLMIMCIVVVSIFRRTTDIANAYGIAEVGVMIVSTTLVTLVMLLIWQTNFFLALCFPLVFGSVELVYLSAVLSKIKEGGWLPLVFATFFLCVMYTWNYGSVLKYQSEVREKISMDFMLELGSTLGTVRVPGIGLLYNELVQGIPSIFGQFLLSLPAIHSTIVFVCIKYVPVPVVPQEERFLFRRVCPKDYHIFQCVARYGYKDVRKVDHHVFEQLLVESLEKFLRREAQDLAMESNLNEHFDDSVSERSRDSGAAGGDGTEELRVPLMHDHRLEDPGTSIPEDTSSALPASVMSSDEDPGLEYELSALREAMDSGFTYLLAHGDVRAKKNSIFFKKLVINYFYAFLRNNCRAGAANMSVPHMNIMQVAMTYMV; this is encoded by the exons ATGCGATTTATCTTGGGGAACGCCAACAAAATTCAAA TGATGTCGGCTGTGAGCGGTTTGCAAGGTGAAATATCCGGGTTTGGTACAA ATGCTGTGGTTGTTGTCTCAATCATAATCCTTGTGGGGCTGTTCAGCATACAGCAGTTTGGAACAGGGAAGGTGGGTTTCCTGTTTGCTCCAGTACTTGGTCTGTGGTTCGTTTCTCTGGGTTCCATTGGGATTTACAATCTAGTGAAGCATGATATCAGCGTCATCAAGGCACTCAATCcagcttatatatattttttcttcaaaaagaaCAGTGGTGCTGCTTGGTCAGCTCTTGGTGGTTGCGTTCTGTGCATTACAG GAGCTGAAGCCATGTTCGCTGACTTAGGGCATTTTTCCGTAGAACCCATACAG ATTGCCTTTACTTGTGTAGTGTTTCCCTGTCTTCTCCTGGCTTACATGGGTCAGGCTTCATATTTGATGAAATATCCTGATTCAGCAAGCAGAATATTCTACGATTCTGTTCCAG AGAGCCTGTTCTGGCCAGTCTTTGTCATTGCCACCCTCGCTGCCATGATTGCCAGCCAAGCAATGATATCTGCTACATTTTCGTGTGTTAAGCAAGCAATGTCTCTTGGATGCTTTCCAAGGCTGAAGATAGTTCACACCTCAAGGAAGCTGATGGGCCAAATTTATATCCCTGTaatcaattattttctaatgataATGTGCATTGTTGTGGTTTCAATCTTCCGAAGAACAACAGATATTGCCAATGCATATG GCATAGCTGAGGTTGGTGTGATGATTGTGAGCACCACGCTGGTGACACTTGTGATGCTTCTAATTTGGCAGACCAACTTTTTTCTGGCTTTGTGTTTCCCGTTAGTGTTTGGGTCTGTAGAGCTCGTTTACTTGTCTGCAGTTTTATCAAAAATCAAAGAGGGAGGTTGGCTTCCGCTTGTTTTTGCTACGTTCTTTCTATGTGTGATGTACACTTGGAATTATGGGAGCGTGTTGAAGTACCAGAGCGAGGTGAGAGAGAAGATTTCCATGGATTTTATGCTTGAGCTTGGCTCCACCCTTGGAACTGTAAGAGTTCCAGGAATCGGACTGCTGTACAATGAGCTTGTCCAAGGCATTCCCTCAATTTTTGGGCAGTTCCTGCTTAGCCTTCCAGCAATCCACTCCACTATAGTATTTGTTTGCATCAAGTATGTTCCTGTCCCAGTTGTCCCTCAAGAGGAAAGGTTTCTTTTCCGTAGAGTTTGTCCGAAGGACTACCATATATTCCAATGTGTTGCCCGATACGGTTACAAAGATGTCAGGAAGGTAGATCACCATGTGTTTGAGCAACTTTTAGTTGAAAGCCTTGAGAAGTTCTTGAGGAGAGAGGCTCAAGATCTTGCCATGGAGAGCAATTTGAACGAGCACTTTGATGATAGTGTTTCCGAGAGGTCAAGGGATTCTGGAGCTGCGGGTGGTGATGGGACAGAGGAACTTAGGGTTCCTTTAATGCATGATCATAGATTGGAAGACCCGGGAACTTCTATTCCCGAAGACACTTCATCAGCATTGCCCGCAAGTGTAATGTCCTCGGATGAAGACCCGGGTCTGGAGTATGAGCTTTCAGCTCTTCGAGAAGCAATGGATTCGGGATTTACTTATTTATTGGCTCACGGGGACGTTAGGGCAAAGAAAAACTCCATTTTCTTCAAGAAACTGGTTATTAACTACTTCTATGCGTTCTTGAGGAATAATTGTAGAGCTGGTGCTGCTAATATGAGTGTACCCCACATGAATATCATGCAAGTGGCGATGACATATATGGTCTAA